A single window of Cellulomonas sp. WB94 DNA harbors:
- a CDS encoding fumarylacetoacetate hydrolase family protein, whose product MAILYLAECRPAPTTESAAGGRSLRVRSPIAIEREHGGESMRLVSVEVDGQERPGAVVAGQDGVDRVLDLGAITGCATLAELLADDAALAAARAAVGRADGALLPLLADVRLAPPVRPGKILCLGYNYAGHSEAGLGPEAPPYPNVFIKTPNTINGPRDQVVMPRAATDVDYEGEIAVVIGRTARDVDEADAMAHVAGYTLFNDVSDRGWQNRASQWALGKSVDGFGPLGPWVVTTDEVPDLPGRQMEVERDGVVTVLASTDAMVFGVAFLVHYLSQVITLQPGDIISTGTPARSAEAQAAHVPLAHGDTVTVRVTGLGELTTTFVSMEETS is encoded by the coding sequence ATGGCGATCCTGTACCTGGCCGAGTGCCGGCCCGCACCTACTACGGAGTCGGCGGCGGGCGGCCGGTCCCTTCGGGTCCGGTCCCCGATCGCGATCGAACGAGAGCACGGAGGAGAGAGCATGCGACTTGTCAGCGTTGAGGTCGACGGGCAGGAACGGCCCGGGGCGGTCGTGGCAGGACAGGACGGCGTCGACCGGGTCCTGGACCTGGGAGCGATCACCGGGTGCGCGACCCTCGCGGAGCTGCTGGCTGACGACGCGGCGCTCGCCGCCGCGCGCGCCGCGGTCGGCCGGGCCGACGGTGCGCTCCTGCCCCTGCTGGCCGACGTGCGGCTCGCTCCGCCGGTGCGGCCCGGCAAGATCCTGTGCCTCGGGTACAACTACGCGGGCCACTCCGAGGCGGGTCTGGGCCCGGAGGCGCCGCCCTACCCGAACGTCTTCATCAAGACGCCGAACACGATCAACGGTCCGCGCGACCAGGTGGTCATGCCGCGGGCCGCGACCGACGTCGACTACGAGGGCGAGATCGCCGTCGTGATCGGCCGGACGGCCCGGGACGTCGACGAGGCCGACGCGATGGCGCACGTCGCCGGGTACACGCTGTTCAACGACGTGTCCGACCGCGGCTGGCAGAACCGCGCGAGCCAGTGGGCCCTGGGCAAGAGCGTCGACGGCTTCGGCCCGCTCGGCCCCTGGGTCGTCACGACCGACGAGGTGCCCGACCTGCCCGGTCGGCAGATGGAGGTCGAGCGCGACGGGGTCGTGACGGTGCTGGCGAGCACCGACGCGATGGTCTTCGGCGTCGCGTTCCTCGTGCACTACCTGTCCCAGGTCATCACGCTCCAGCCCGGGGACATCATCTCGACCGGGACCCCCGCCCGGTCCGCCGAGGCTCAGGCCGCCCACGTTCCGCTCGCCCACGGGGACACGGTGACCGTCCGGGTCACCGGGCTCGGCGAGCTCACGACGACATTCGTCTCGATGGAGGAAACCTCATGA
- the kduD gene encoding 2-dehydro-3-deoxy-D-gluconate 5-dehydrogenase KduD yields the protein MILDSFRLDGKVALVTGSSRGLGQGAALAFAEAGADIALLDRTHADETAAKVQALGRRTHMIELDLIAATPTEMDAAIQSVVDELGRIDVLVNNAGIIRRAPLLEHPASDWDDVLAINLDAVFHLSQSAARRYVAQGGGKIINIASMLAFQGGILVPGYAASKHAVAGITKSFANELAARGVNVNAIAPGYMATDNTAPIRADEAREKSILDRIPAGRWGTPADLQGTFVFLASPASDYLNGAIIPVDGGWLVR from the coding sequence ATGATCCTTGACTCGTTCCGACTCGACGGCAAGGTCGCCCTGGTCACCGGTTCGTCGCGCGGCCTGGGGCAGGGTGCGGCACTGGCCTTCGCCGAGGCGGGCGCGGACATCGCGCTGCTCGACCGGACCCACGCGGACGAGACAGCCGCGAAGGTCCAGGCCCTCGGCCGCAGGACGCACATGATCGAGCTCGACCTGATCGCCGCCACCCCGACCGAGATGGATGCTGCGATCCAATCCGTCGTGGACGAGCTCGGGCGGATCGACGTCCTGGTCAACAACGCCGGGATCATCCGCAGGGCGCCGTTGCTCGAGCACCCGGCGTCCGACTGGGACGACGTGCTCGCCATCAACCTGGACGCGGTGTTCCACCTGTCGCAGTCCGCGGCCCGGCGGTACGTGGCTCAGGGCGGCGGCAAGATCATCAACATCGCGTCGATGCTGGCGTTCCAGGGCGGGATCCTCGTGCCGGGGTACGCGGCGAGCAAGCACGCCGTCGCGGGGATCACCAAGTCGTTCGCCAACGAGCTCGCCGCCCGCGGCGTGAACGTCAACGCGATCGCCCCCGGGTACATGGCCACCGACAACACCGCACCGATCCGTGCCGACGAGGCCCGCGAGAAGTCGATCCTCGACCGCATCCCCGCCGGTCGCTGGGGCACCCCCGCCGACCTGCAGGGCACGTTCGTCTTCCTGGCCTCGCCCGCGTCGGACTACCTGAACGGCGCGATCATCCCCGTCGACGGCGGTTGGCTGGTCCGCTGA
- the kduI gene encoding 5-dehydro-4-deoxy-D-glucuronate isomerase: MEQRYATSPDQLPTFDTEALRQRFLVETVFAPGEVNVVYTHHDRIVLGGAVPAGQQLALPTFDELRAEYFLANRELGIVNVGGAGTVTADGETFTLPHGACLYIGRGTRDIVFADAPAGEDAGGAQFYLFSAPAHTTHPTQLVLQGQGTVRELGDQLTSNRRTLNQYIHANGIRSCQIVMGVTQLHPGSMWNTMPAHTHDRRTECYLYFDVPADARVIHLMGQPTETRHLVVADRQAVISPSWSLHSGVGSAAYSFVWAMAGENQSFDDMDAAPVTSLR, from the coding sequence ATGGAACAGCGCTACGCAACCAGCCCGGACCAGCTCCCGACGTTCGACACCGAGGCGCTCCGCCAGCGGTTCCTCGTCGAGACGGTGTTCGCCCCCGGCGAGGTCAACGTCGTCTACACGCACCACGACCGGATCGTGCTCGGCGGCGCGGTGCCCGCGGGCCAGCAGCTCGCGCTGCCGACCTTCGACGAGCTCCGGGCCGAGTACTTCCTCGCCAACCGTGAGCTCGGCATCGTCAACGTCGGCGGCGCCGGCACGGTCACCGCGGACGGCGAGACGTTCACCCTGCCGCACGGGGCGTGCCTGTACATCGGCCGCGGCACCCGGGACATCGTGTTCGCCGACGCCCCGGCGGGTGAGGACGCCGGGGGGGCGCAGTTCTACCTGTTCAGCGCGCCGGCCCACACCACCCACCCGACCCAGCTGGTGCTCCAGGGTCAGGGCACGGTGCGTGAGCTGGGCGACCAGCTCACCAGCAACCGGCGGACCCTGAACCAGTACATCCACGCCAACGGGATCCGGTCCTGCCAGATCGTCATGGGGGTCACGCAGCTGCACCCCGGGTCGATGTGGAACACGATGCCTGCCCACACCCACGACCGTCGCACCGAGTGCTACCTGTACTTCGACGTGCCGGCCGACGCCCGCGTGATCCACCTGATGGGCCAGCCGACCGAGACCCGGCACCTCGTGGTCGCCGACCGCCAGGCTGTCATCTCGCCGTCCTGGTCGCTGCACTCCGGCGTCGGATCCGCCGCGTACTCGTTCGTGTGGGCGATGGCGGGGGAGAACCAGTCCTTCGACGACATGGACGCCGCTCCCGTCACCTCGCTGCGCTGA
- a CDS encoding sugar kinase, translating to MTDLRIRPASECRFDAVSLGEVMLRLDPGEGRIRTARSFRAWEGGGEYNVARGLRRAFGLRTAVVTALADNEIGRLVEDMILAGGVDPSFISWVPYDGIGRSVRNGINFTERGFGVRGALGVSDRGHTAVSQIKPGDVDWDHLFGELGVRWFHTGGIFAALSESAAATVIEAVTAAKRHGTVVSYDLNYRPSLWKAIGGQAKAQQVNREIAPFIDVMIGNEEDFTASLGFEVEGTDENLSALQVDTFAAMIATAAAAYPNFQVIATTMRTVRSASINDWGAIAWSPSTGVVQATHRERLEILDRVGGGDSFASGLIYGLLDGQPLATAVEYGAAHGALAMTTPGDTTMATKAEVLKLAAGGGARVDR from the coding sequence ATGACCGACCTGCGTATCCGCCCCGCCTCCGAGTGCCGCTTCGACGCCGTGTCCCTCGGTGAGGTGATGCTCAGGCTCGACCCGGGCGAGGGTCGCATCCGCACCGCCCGGTCGTTCCGGGCCTGGGAGGGTGGCGGCGAGTACAACGTGGCCCGCGGCCTGCGCCGCGCCTTCGGGCTGCGCACGGCCGTGGTGACGGCGCTCGCCGACAACGAGATCGGCCGGCTCGTCGAGGACATGATCCTCGCCGGCGGCGTCGACCCCTCGTTCATCTCGTGGGTCCCCTACGACGGCATCGGCCGATCGGTGCGCAACGGGATCAACTTCACCGAGCGCGGGTTCGGGGTCCGTGGAGCGCTCGGCGTGTCCGATCGCGGCCACACTGCGGTCTCGCAGATCAAGCCCGGCGACGTGGACTGGGACCACCTCTTCGGTGAGCTCGGCGTCCGGTGGTTCCACACCGGCGGCATCTTCGCTGCCCTGTCGGAGTCGGCAGCGGCGACAGTGATCGAGGCCGTCACGGCGGCCAAGCGGCACGGGACCGTCGTCTCCTACGACCTGAACTACCGCCCGAGCCTGTGGAAGGCGATCGGTGGGCAGGCCAAGGCCCAGCAGGTCAACCGCGAGATCGCCCCGTTCATCGACGTGATGATCGGCAACGAGGAGGACTTCACCGCGTCCCTGGGCTTCGAGGTCGAAGGCACCGACGAGAACCTCTCGGCGCTCCAGGTCGACACGTTCGCCGCGATGATCGCCACCGCCGCGGCGGCCTACCCGAACTTCCAGGTCATCGCCACCACGATGCGCACCGTCCGGTCGGCCTCCATCAACGACTGGGGCGCGATCGCGTGGTCGCCGTCGACCGGCGTCGTGCAGGCCACCCACCGCGAGCGCCTCGAGATCCTCGACCGTGTCGGCGGGGGCGACTCGTTCGCCTCCGGGCTGATCTACGGCCTGCTCGACGGCCAGCCCCTGGCCACAGCCGTCGAGTACGGCGCAGCCCATGGCGCGCTCGCGATGACGACCCCCGGCGACACCACGATGGCCACCAAGGCCGAGGTGCTCAAGCTCGCTGCCGGGGGTGGTGCGCGCGTCGACCGCTAG
- a CDS encoding IclR family transcriptional regulator: MAESSHGSTSPVESVDRALLVLDALARAGATGVGLAELAAALDLNKSTLHRALAALSFRGFVTQDRSSGAYLLGPSAIQLAERYFGDENLAVMLHPALVALCGAVDELVHLGVLSGTQVIYLDKVEPERSVRVWSAVGRRRQAISTALGRALLAYRGTDRRALAGYLVAADGGVTDDASADRAWLAMQRAVERGYAIEAQENEPGISCIAVPLLRQGAAIGAVSITAPAERMDAERITWLHEQMTRVLPPLLPATLSLP; encoded by the coding sequence ATGGCGGAGTCGTCGCATGGGAGCACCTCGCCCGTCGAGAGCGTGGACCGGGCGTTGCTCGTCCTGGACGCACTCGCACGCGCGGGGGCGACCGGCGTGGGGCTGGCCGAGCTGGCCGCGGCCCTCGACCTGAACAAGTCGACGCTCCACCGTGCGCTGGCGGCTCTGAGCTTCCGCGGCTTCGTCACGCAGGACCGGTCGTCGGGCGCGTACCTGCTGGGGCCGTCAGCGATCCAGCTCGCCGAGCGCTACTTCGGCGACGAGAACCTCGCGGTGATGCTGCACCCGGCGCTCGTCGCCCTGTGCGGCGCGGTCGACGAGCTGGTGCACCTGGGCGTCCTCAGCGGGACGCAGGTGATCTACCTGGACAAGGTCGAGCCCGAACGCTCCGTGCGGGTCTGGTCGGCCGTCGGCCGGAGGCGTCAGGCGATCTCCACCGCGCTCGGCCGGGCGTTGCTGGCCTACCGGGGCACCGACCGACGGGCGCTGGCGGGGTACCTGGTCGCGGCCGACGGCGGGGTGACCGACGACGCGTCCGCCGACCGCGCATGGCTCGCGATGCAGCGGGCCGTCGAGCGCGGCTACGCGATCGAGGCCCAGGAGAACGAGCCGGGGATCAGCTGCATCGCGGTCCCGCTGCTGCGTCAGGGGGCCGCGATCGGCGCGGTGAGCATCACGGCACCCGCGGAGCGGATGGACGCGGAGCGGATCACCTGGCTGCACGAGCAGATGACCCGGGTGCTGCCACCGCTGCTCCCCGCGACCCTCAGCCTGCCGTAG
- a CDS encoding ScyD/ScyE family protein — MRHARTSSTIAATAALLLLGAVPAFAHSGTDGQGGPTEPVTVAEHLAGPLTFDVAGKALYIGQNFSGTLTKVTKAGSTDLVGPNGLDLAAVSVADGVVTWGERSGDLGAATSAVLHRMDKRGHTSTVDLLAYEVANNPDGTVEYGFQGLDPTCAATLPPELAPHMGGVDSHPYGSVTTRGTTYVADAGMNAILAVDRRGNVRTVAVLPPALVPVSAEAAAAFGLDPCVVGHDFALEGVPTDVEVGRHGELIVSSLPGGPEDGSLGANGRVFSLDKRSGNLSLLASGLAGATNVAVAPDGTIYVAELFADRVSAISPRTGDVTAVKTLTQPAGLEWSDGKLYVSTNVFGDGSVVSFTP; from the coding sequence ATGAGGCACGCGAGAACCAGCTCGACCATTGCCGCCACGGCTGCCCTGCTCCTGCTCGGGGCCGTTCCAGCCTTCGCGCACTCGGGGACCGACGGCCAGGGAGGGCCGACGGAGCCCGTCACTGTCGCAGAGCACCTCGCCGGGCCGTTGACGTTCGATGTGGCTGGCAAGGCGCTGTACATCGGGCAGAACTTCAGCGGGACCTTGACGAAGGTCACCAAGGCCGGCAGCACCGACCTCGTCGGCCCCAACGGGCTCGACCTGGCAGCCGTCTCCGTCGCCGACGGAGTGGTCACGTGGGGCGAACGCAGCGGCGACCTCGGCGCGGCGACCAGCGCGGTGCTCCACCGGATGGACAAGCGTGGGCACACGTCGACGGTCGACCTGCTGGCGTACGAGGTCGCCAACAACCCCGACGGGACCGTCGAGTACGGATTCCAGGGCCTCGACCCGACGTGCGCGGCCACACTTCCGCCCGAGCTGGCGCCGCACATGGGCGGCGTGGACTCCCACCCGTACGGGTCAGTGACGACCCGCGGGACGACCTACGTCGCGGATGCCGGAATGAACGCGATCCTCGCCGTCGACCGGCGCGGGAACGTCAGGACCGTCGCAGTGCTGCCCCCCGCGCTCGTGCCCGTGAGCGCTGAAGCGGCGGCGGCCTTCGGGCTCGACCCGTGCGTCGTCGGGCACGACTTCGCACTCGAGGGCGTTCCCACCGACGTGGAGGTCGGTCGGCACGGGGAGCTCATCGTGTCCTCGCTCCCTGGTGGCCCAGAGGACGGCAGCCTCGGCGCGAACGGCCGGGTGTTCTCGCTCGACAAGCGATCGGGCAACCTCTCCTTGCTCGCATCCGGGCTCGCCGGGGCAACCAACGTCGCGGTGGCCCCCGACGGCACGATCTACGTCGCGGAGCTCTTCGCGGACCGGGTCTCGGCCATCTCGCCGCGCACCGGCGACGTGACCGCGGTGAAGACGCTCACGCAGCCCGCAGGACTCGAGTGGTCGGACGGCAAGCTGTACGTGTCGACCAACGTCTTCGGCGACGGCTCAGTGGTCAGCTTCACGCCGTAG
- a CDS encoding SCO4226 family nickel-binding protein translates to MPKFMDVHHGMTGITPEALKAAHQADLDIQGDEGVDFQKAWGDPESGTVWCVSEAPSAEAVQRIHERTGHPAVEIYPVPVEV, encoded by the coding sequence ATGCCAAAGTTCATGGACGTTCACCACGGGATGACCGGCATCACACCCGAGGCGCTCAAGGCCGCACACCAGGCGGACCTCGACATCCAGGGTGACGAGGGTGTCGACTTCCAGAAGGCGTGGGGGGACCCCGAGTCCGGAACGGTCTGGTGCGTCTCGGAGGCGCCGAGCGCCGAAGCTGTCCAGCGCATCCACGAGCGCACCGGGCACCCGGCCGTCGAGATCTACCCGGTGCCGGTCGAGGTGTAG
- a CDS encoding DUF427 domain-containing protein, with translation MKREAIGLKPGSTPTPLPAAPGQESVWHYPRPPRVEPTAEIVVVTLDGHPVARTTHAVRVLETSHPPVYYLPLDAFEPGVLEADAGSSVCEYKGVAGYVSVRVGDRVLSRVGWTYPRPLPGYEILADRIALYANDLTCTVDGELVEPQAGGFYGGWITSRVVGPFKGSPGSRGW, from the coding sequence ATGAAGAGGGAGGCGATCGGTCTGAAGCCCGGGTCGACTCCCACCCCGCTGCCTGCCGCCCCCGGGCAGGAGTCGGTGTGGCACTACCCGCGGCCGCCGCGCGTCGAGCCCACGGCGGAGATCGTCGTCGTCACGCTCGACGGTCACCCCGTGGCGAGGACCACGCATGCGGTCCGGGTTCTGGAGACGAGCCACCCGCCGGTGTACTACCTGCCGCTGGATGCCTTTGAGCCGGGTGTCCTGGAGGCGGACGCCGGGTCGTCGGTCTGCGAGTACAAGGGCGTCGCCGGCTACGTCTCGGTGCGCGTCGGGGATCGAGTCCTGTCCCGGGTCGGATGGACGTACCCGAGGCCGCTGCCGGGCTACGAGATCCTGGCCGACCGCATCGCGCTCTACGCCAACGACCTCACCTGCACGGTCGACGGCGAGCTGGTCGAGCCGCAGGCGGGCGGGTTCTACGGCGGTTGGATCACGTCGCGCGTCGTCGGACCGTTCAAGGGATCCCCGGGCTCTCGCGGCTGGTGA
- the eda gene encoding bifunctional 4-hydroxy-2-oxoglutarate aldolase/2-dehydro-3-deoxy-phosphogluconate aldolase, whose protein sequence is MDVLSALSAARLVPVVVLDDAADADALAGALVAGGLPVAEVTFRTAAALDSMRAMSARGDILVGAGTVLTVAQVDQAVAAGASYIVSPGLSRAVVERCQELGVLALPGAVTATEIQAALELGLTTVKFFPAGTSGGAPAISALSAPFGGLRFVPTGGVGPTNLGNYLAIPAVTAVGGSWMCPRDLVTGGQFDRITTLTAGAVALARSLTTATAL, encoded by the coding sequence ATGGACGTCCTGTCCGCCCTGAGCGCCGCCCGCCTCGTGCCCGTCGTCGTGCTCGACGACGCCGCCGACGCCGATGCCTTGGCCGGTGCACTGGTCGCCGGTGGCCTGCCCGTCGCCGAGGTCACATTCCGCACCGCTGCAGCGCTGGACTCGATGCGCGCCATGTCGGCCCGCGGCGACATCCTGGTCGGCGCCGGGACGGTCCTCACCGTCGCACAGGTCGACCAGGCCGTGGCGGCAGGCGCCAGCTACATCGTCTCCCCCGGCCTGTCCCGCGCCGTCGTCGAGCGGTGCCAGGAGCTGGGCGTCCTCGCGCTGCCCGGTGCGGTCACCGCCACCGAGATCCAGGCCGCCCTCGAGCTGGGCCTGACGACGGTGAAGTTCTTCCCCGCCGGGACCTCCGGAGGCGCACCCGCGATCTCAGCCCTCTCGGCACCGTTCGGCGGGCTCCGGTTCGTGCCCACCGGCGGCGTCGGCCCCACGAACCTCGGCAACTACCTCGCGATCCCCGCAGTCACCGCCGTCGGCGGCTCGTGGATGTGCCCGCGCGACCTCGTCACCGGGGGCCAGTTCGACCGCATCACCACGCTCACGGCCGGAGCCGTCGCGCTCGCCCGGTCGCTGACGACCGCGACGGCTCTGTAG
- a CDS encoding TIGR03668 family PPOX class F420-dependent oxidoreductase — protein MEPHECRRRFGLADHAYLATVNDDASPHLVPVTFALAADTIVIAVDHKPKRTTALRRLHNIARRPAVSLLVDEYASDWARLWWARADGTAALAHDGPVRDEGIERLVARYSQYRDVRPDGAVIVVSVHRWSGWSAR, from the coding sequence ATGGAGCCGCACGAGTGCCGCCGACGCTTCGGTCTGGCGGACCACGCCTACCTCGCGACCGTCAACGACGACGCCTCACCGCACCTGGTCCCGGTGACCTTCGCGCTCGCCGCGGACACGATCGTGATCGCCGTCGACCACAAGCCCAAGCGCACCACGGCGCTGCGACGGCTGCACAACATCGCGCGGCGGCCGGCGGTGAGCCTGCTCGTCGACGAGTACGCCTCGGACTGGGCCCGCCTGTGGTGGGCCAGAGCCGACGGGACGGCCGCCCTGGCGCACGACGGCCCCGTGCGCGACGAGGGGATCGAGCGCCTCGTCGCGCGGTACTCGCAGTACCGGGACGTGCGCCCGGACGGAGCCGTGATCGTCGTGTCCGTGCACCGGTGGTCGGGCTGGTCCGCGCGCTGA
- a CDS encoding MMPL family transporter, with product MNLAPWCSRRKRTVLGLWVMSLVGLVVAIVGMGVHLSDATDSPASESTTAYGILAQAGMFPDTTTETGNLVWHVEGVSVDDATVQADVAAMLADVAAIPGVRSVASPYDAANPAAATQISSSTGTAFATITVDEGVDIDAVSAAAHSLDSASAHVAVGGKAFYVQPGGSHGPEGLGVVAAFAILFWMFRSKWASILPILTGLVGVGTSLLVVVLASSWTNVSATSLTMGSLIGLGVGIDYALFIVNRHRKALMAGKSVPEAIAVALNTSGRAVIFAGLTVIIALLGMVVVGLGVLTGMSQAAALTVLFTVAAAITLLPALLAMIGPKILSKRQRAELADPTSVAPATAAAGRPVTAGRSTRWALLVQRAPRRMAAAALLVVLALAAPVMSLNVGDADASADPVGSPTREYFDLMSTGFGAGYDNAVILVATTPDAAAGAAFDALVAQVASVDDVASVAAAPYTAGQQVSVASITPGSSPQAQATTDLITTLRDTVIPAAESSSDLQVSVTGTAAVSMDLADALMSKLPLYLGLIALLGFLLLAMAFRSILVPLVGAVSNIATIVVGMGVVTALFQWGWGTGVLRVGGAAPIIYILPVLIVGIMFGLSMDYQVFLVSRMHEEWTHTRDSARAIRLGVSETGRVIATAATIMFCVFASFALTGERIVAMVGMGLALAVVVDAFVVRLTLIPALMKLIGDRNWAYPRWAERLTPHLSVEGAPEADDADDLPLDAADGTVSMGATASGSGPATD from the coding sequence ATGAACTTGGCACCGTGGTGCTCCCGGCGAAAGCGCACCGTCCTGGGTCTGTGGGTCATGTCTCTGGTCGGTCTGGTCGTCGCCATCGTGGGGATGGGCGTCCACCTCAGCGACGCGACCGACTCTCCCGCGTCGGAGTCCACGACGGCCTACGGCATCCTGGCCCAGGCCGGGATGTTCCCCGACACCACGACCGAGACCGGGAACCTCGTGTGGCACGTCGAGGGCGTGTCGGTCGACGACGCCACGGTGCAGGCCGACGTCGCCGCGATGCTGGCCGACGTCGCCGCGATCCCTGGGGTCCGTTCCGTCGCGAGCCCCTACGACGCCGCCAACCCGGCCGCGGCCACCCAGATCAGCTCCTCGACGGGGACGGCCTTCGCCACCATCACCGTCGACGAGGGTGTCGACATCGACGCCGTCTCCGCCGCTGCGCACTCCCTCGACAGTGCCTCGGCGCACGTCGCCGTCGGCGGCAAGGCGTTCTACGTGCAGCCCGGCGGCTCGCACGGGCCGGAGGGCCTGGGCGTCGTCGCCGCGTTCGCGATCCTCTTCTGGATGTTCCGGTCGAAGTGGGCCTCGATCCTGCCCATCCTCACCGGCCTCGTCGGCGTGGGCACCTCGCTGCTGGTCGTCGTCCTGGCTTCGAGCTGGACGAACGTGAGCGCGACGAGCCTGACCATGGGCTCACTGATCGGTCTGGGTGTGGGCATCGACTACGCGCTGTTCATCGTCAACCGGCACCGCAAGGCACTCATGGCCGGCAAGTCCGTCCCCGAGGCCATCGCCGTCGCGCTCAACACCTCGGGACGGGCCGTCATCTTTGCCGGCCTCACCGTCATCATCGCGCTGCTCGGCATGGTCGTCGTCGGCCTCGGCGTCCTGACCGGCATGTCGCAGGCCGCGGCGCTGACCGTCCTGTTCACCGTGGCCGCCGCCATCACGCTGCTGCCGGCCCTGCTGGCGATGATCGGGCCGAAGATCCTGTCCAAGCGCCAGAGGGCGGAGCTCGCCGACCCGACATCCGTCGCCCCCGCCACGGCCGCGGCGGGCCGCCCCGTCACGGCCGGTCGGTCGACCCGGTGGGCGTTGCTGGTCCAACGCGCTCCCCGACGCATGGCCGCCGCTGCGCTCCTCGTGGTCCTGGCGCTGGCTGCACCCGTGATGAGCCTGAACGTCGGCGACGCCGATGCGAGCGCCGATCCCGTCGGGTCGCCCACCCGTGAGTACTTCGACCTCATGTCCACGGGCTTCGGCGCCGGCTACGACAACGCGGTGATCCTGGTCGCGACGACCCCGGACGCCGCCGCGGGGGCCGCGTTCGACGCGCTCGTCGCGCAGGTCGCCTCGGTCGACGACGTGGCGAGCGTCGCCGCGGCCCCGTACACCGCGGGCCAGCAGGTCTCGGTCGCCTCGATCACCCCGGGGAGCAGCCCCCAGGCTCAGGCGACGACCGACCTGATCACCACCCTGCGTGACACGGTGATCCCCGCCGCGGAGAGCTCCTCCGACCTCCAGGTCAGCGTGACCGGGACCGCCGCGGTCAGCATGGACCTGGCGGACGCGCTCATGAGCAAGCTGCCGCTCTACCTCGGCCTGATCGCCCTGCTCGGGTTCCTGCTCCTGGCCATGGCGTTCCGCAGCATCCTCGTCCCGCTCGTCGGCGCCGTGTCGAACATCGCGACCATCGTCGTCGGCATGGGCGTGGTCACGGCCCTGTTCCAGTGGGGCTGGGGGACTGGCGTCCTGCGGGTAGGAGGGGCAGCCCCGATCATCTACATCCTCCCGGTGCTGATCGTCGGCATCATGTTCGGCCTGTCGATGGACTACCAGGTGTTCCTCGTCAGCCGCATGCACGAGGAGTGGACCCATACCCGCGACAGCGCCCGCGCCATCCGCCTGGGAGTCTCCGAGACCGGCCGGGTCATCGCGACCGCCGCGACGATCATGTTCTGCGTCTTCGCGTCCTTCGCCCTGACCGGCGAGCGGATCGTCGCCATGGTCGGCATGGGCCTGGCCCTCGCGGTCGTCGTCGACGCGTTCGTGGTCCGGCTGACCCTCATCCCGGCGCTGATGAAGCTCATCGGTGACCGCAACTGGGCCTACCCCCGCTGGGCCGAGCGGCTCACCCCGCACCTCTCCGTCGAAGGCGCGCCCGAGGCCGACGACGCGGACGACCTGCCGCTCGACGCCGCGGACGGCACCGTCTCCATGGGCGCGACGGCCAGCGGGTCCGGGCCGGCCACCGACTGA
- a CDS encoding diacylglycerol kinase family protein has product MTPRSIPGQAAEAFALVSHPYAVLAVTLALALRSWKQRQRRLTLALVVAALGVPLWELQRALVGRPRPASVFADSVSATGSAFPAGHMVATTILTWVVVTLANVQRTSSRSQWKRRVLGTFLVGCVGTDQWAMGAQHGTDLIGGVLLGVTVASGALWASGVEATTRAWRLHELPPEAAGRAAVIYNPTKILDLDLFRRRVAFAMARSGWDSPLWLETHRDDPGREMTRYALAQGVDRVLVAGGDGTARTVCAELSGSGVPVALIPAGTGNLLGRNLGIPLDEDAALRRGRTGRTARHGAAVS; this is encoded by the coding sequence ATGACACCGCGCTCGATACCCGGTCAGGCTGCCGAGGCCTTCGCGCTCGTCAGCCACCCCTACGCGGTGCTCGCGGTCACCCTCGCCCTCGCTCTGCGCTCGTGGAAGCAGCGGCAGCGACGACTCACGCTGGCGCTGGTGGTCGCCGCGCTCGGCGTCCCGCTGTGGGAGCTGCAGCGCGCCCTGGTCGGCCGACCCCGACCGGCCTCCGTGTTCGCGGACTCGGTCTCGGCGACGGGTTCGGCGTTCCCTGCCGGGCACATGGTCGCTACCACGATCCTGACGTGGGTCGTCGTGACCCTCGCGAACGTGCAGCGCACGTCGTCACGGTCCCAGTGGAAGCGGCGCGTCCTCGGGACCTTCCTGGTCGGCTGTGTCGGCACCGACCAGTGGGCGATGGGCGCGCAGCACGGCACCGACCTGATCGGAGGCGTCCTGCTGGGCGTGACCGTGGCGTCCGGAGCGCTCTGGGCCAGCGGCGTCGAGGCGACCACCCGCGCGTGGCGGCTGCACGAGCTTCCGCCCGAGGCGGCAGGGCGCGCTGCGGTGATCTACAACCCGACGAAGATCCTCGACCTCGACCTCTTCCGGCGACGCGTCGCGTTCGCGATGGCACGAAGTGGCTGGGACTCTCCGCTGTGGCTGGAGACGCATCGAGACGACCCGGGCCGAGAGATGACGCGCTACGCGTTGGCCCAGGGCGTCGACCGCGTCCTGGTGGCCGGAGGCGACGGCACGGCGCGCACGGTCTGCGCCGAGTTGTCGGGGAGCGGGGTGCCCGTCGCGCTCATCCCCGCTGGCACCGGCAACCTCCTCGGGCGCAACCTGGGCATCCCGCTCGACGAGGACGCGGCGCTGCGCCGAGGTCGAACCGGGCGCACTGCTCGTCATGGCGCCGCGGTGAGTTGA